From a single Alkalibacter saccharofermentans DSM 14828 genomic region:
- the mgtE gene encoding magnesium transporter produces MKKLLELLKEKKFKDLRIHISTLHAPDIAEAMAEVSQKESLLIFRLLPKDLAVEVFSHMEPSYQVEFSQLINEDELKELVNELNFDDKIDYLEEIPANLVKKILQNTPENERRLINQFLNYPEYSAGSIMTIEFVDLKKRMTVREAINRIRKIGVDKETIYTCYVTDNERKLEGIISLKELILSSEDSKVEAIMNKEFISVETHDNQEDVADKFLKYDLLAMPVVDSENRLVGIITVDDIMDVMEEETTKDFHMMAGMQISEESYLESTVAGLFKKRFPWLAVLMISATFTSAIMEHYQALIASMAILSANIPMLMGTSGNAGAQASTLMVRSIAVGDVEFRDLFSIIWKELRVSFLIGLSLAFLNFIRMYIIGNYTFLLSFVVSLTLIATITLAKLIGSALPMFAKRIGLDPAIMANPMISTILDALVLITYFTITSLFFHF; encoded by the coding sequence ATGAAGAAGCTGTTGGAACTTCTTAAAGAGAAAAAATTCAAGGATTTAAGAATTCATATTTCTACCCTTCATGCTCCCGATATTGCAGAAGCAATGGCAGAAGTCAGCCAAAAGGAAAGCCTCCTGATTTTTAGACTTCTTCCAAAGGATCTGGCTGTGGAGGTTTTTTCACATATGGAGCCCTCATATCAAGTTGAATTTTCTCAGCTCATTAATGAGGATGAACTTAAGGAGCTTGTCAACGAGCTGAATTTTGATGACAAGATAGACTATTTGGAGGAGATTCCTGCGAATCTCGTAAAAAAAATATTGCAAAACACTCCCGAAAATGAACGAAGGCTCATAAATCAATTCCTCAACTACCCTGAATATTCCGCCGGAAGCATAATGACCATAGAATTTGTGGACTTGAAAAAGCGCATGACCGTCAGAGAAGCTATCAATCGAATCAGAAAAATTGGCGTTGACAAAGAAACCATATACACCTGTTACGTTACAGACAACGAAAGAAAGTTAGAGGGTATAATATCCCTTAAAGAGCTGATACTATCCTCAGAAGACTCAAAGGTGGAAGCTATAATGAATAAAGAATTCATAAGCGTCGAAACCCACGACAATCAAGAGGATGTTGCGGATAAGTTCTTAAAATATGATCTTTTGGCAATGCCGGTAGTTGATTCTGAGAACAGACTTGTAGGCATCATAACAGTTGATGATATAATGGATGTAATGGAAGAAGAAACCACAAAGGATTTTCATATGATGGCTGGTATGCAGATTTCCGAGGAAAGCTATCTCGAATCCACTGTTGCAGGTTTATTTAAGAAGCGTTTTCCTTGGTTGGCAGTATTGATGATTTCGGCAACATTTACAAGCGCTATAATGGAACACTACCAAGCTTTAATTGCCAGCATGGCAATATTAAGCGCAAATATCCCCATGCTTATGGGCACCAGCGGAAATGCAGGGGCTCAAGCCTCAACTTTGATGGTCCGTTCCATAGCTGTCGGCGACGTAGAATTCAGAGATCTTTTCAGCATTATATGGAAAGAGTTGAGAGTAAGCTTTCTAATCGGCCTGAGCCTGGCATTTTTGAACTTCATCAGGATGTACATAATTGGCAATTATACATTTTTGCTTTCGTTTGTAGTCAGCCTTACGCTGATTGCCACAATTACGTTGGCAAAGCTTATAGGAAGCGCCCTACCTATGTTTGCGAAAAGAATCGGACTGGATCCTGCCATTATGGCTAATCCCATGATCAGCACCATATTGGACGCTTTAGTGCTGATCACCTACTTTACAATAACCTCGTTGTTTTTTCATTTTTAA
- a CDS encoding valine--tRNA ligase, which produces MNKKQLSKSYDPIEFEDEIYENWERRGYFKPEANNDGKPYTIVMPPPNITGQLHLGHAFDGTLQDIIIRWKRMQGFSALWLPGTDHASIATEVKVVEKIKEDEGKTKEELGREEFLNRAWDWAVVYKKRIVDQFKKLGASCDWDRERFTMDEGCSEAVVETFVRLYGKGLVYRGNRIINWCPDCKTALSDAEVEYSEKSGNLYHLRYPLESGDKYLVVATTRPETMLGDSGVAVNPNDERYKDLIGKNVILPLMNRKIPIIADDYVDMEFGTGAVKMTPAHDPNDFEVGLRHNLDQIRVLDDSGIMNEHAGDYKGLERYEARKKVLEDLKALGLIEKIQEHVHNVGACYRCDTVVEPIISRQWFVSMEPLAKPAIDVVRDGKTKFVPERFSKIYFNWMENIKDWCISRQLWWGHRIPAYYCDDCNEVMVSKDEVTSCGKCGSGNVRQDEDVLDTWFSSALWPFSTLGWPENTEDLNKFYPNNLLVTGFDIIFFWVARMIFSGIEQMGETPFSDVYIHGLIRDAQGRKMSKSLGNGVDPLEVIEKYGADPLRFTIVTGNAAGNDIRWHDEKVIANRNFANKIWNASKFVIMNTENDVILEIADVKDDLLSMDKWILSRLNQITREVNENMEKYELGIAAQKLYDFLWNEYCDWYIELVKSRLYGDDDSKKAAQATLKHVLKTSLKLLHPFMPFITEKLFLAIQDEEETVMLSRWPEWKEDHCYNAEESEIGFVMDAIRAVRNIKAELNVPPSKKVSIFVVPFDSKIEEIIIKNESYIKNLANGSSVKAVGKDHGLENATAALIDGAEIMIPLDELVDKEKELERLNKEKDNLAKEIDRVVKKLSNEGFIKKAPEKVVEEEKAKQEKYQKMYDNVLEMIKKYEN; this is translated from the coding sequence ATGAACAAAAAGCAATTATCTAAATCTTATGATCCTATCGAATTCGAAGATGAAATTTATGAAAACTGGGAAAGACGGGGCTATTTCAAACCGGAAGCGAACAATGACGGCAAGCCCTACACAATAGTGATGCCTCCTCCTAATATAACAGGACAGCTTCATCTGGGACACGCCTTTGATGGAACTCTACAGGATATCATTATCAGATGGAAAAGAATGCAGGGGTTCAGCGCTTTGTGGCTTCCGGGAACAGACCATGCGAGTATAGCTACAGAAGTCAAGGTAGTTGAAAAAATTAAAGAAGATGAAGGAAAAACAAAGGAAGAGCTTGGCAGAGAGGAGTTTTTAAACAGAGCCTGGGACTGGGCCGTGGTTTATAAAAAAAGAATAGTGGATCAGTTCAAAAAGCTGGGCGCTTCATGCGATTGGGACCGGGAGAGGTTTACCATGGATGAGGGCTGCAGCGAGGCGGTTGTGGAAACTTTTGTACGGCTATATGGCAAGGGGCTTGTCTATAGGGGAAACAGAATAATAAATTGGTGTCCTGACTGCAAGACTGCACTTTCCGACGCCGAGGTGGAGTACAGTGAAAAAAGCGGAAACCTTTATCACTTGAGATATCCTCTAGAAAGTGGCGACAAATATTTGGTCGTAGCAACGACGAGACCGGAGACCATGTTGGGAGATAGCGGAGTGGCCGTGAATCCCAACGATGAAAGATACAAGGACTTGATAGGCAAAAATGTAATACTGCCTCTTATGAACAGGAAAATCCCAATAATCGCTGACGATTACGTTGATATGGAGTTTGGGACAGGTGCAGTTAAAATGACTCCTGCTCATGATCCAAATGACTTTGAGGTCGGCTTAAGACACAACCTGGACCAGATTAGAGTCCTTGACGACTCTGGAATCATGAATGAGCATGCAGGAGATTACAAGGGTCTTGAAAGATACGAAGCGAGAAAGAAAGTCTTAGAAGATCTTAAGGCTTTAGGGCTTATCGAGAAAATCCAAGAGCATGTGCATAATGTGGGAGCCTGTTACAGATGCGACACTGTAGTTGAGCCTATTATATCAAGGCAATGGTTTGTAAGCATGGAGCCACTTGCTAAGCCTGCAATAGATGTGGTAAGGGATGGAAAAACGAAATTCGTGCCTGAAAGATTCAGCAAGATTTACTTCAACTGGATGGAAAACATAAAAGATTGGTGCATATCCAGGCAGCTGTGGTGGGGACATAGGATTCCCGCATATTATTGTGACGATTGCAACGAGGTCATGGTTTCCAAAGATGAAGTTACTTCTTGTGGCAAATGCGGGTCGGGAAATGTTAGGCAGGATGAAGATGTGCTTGATACATGGTTTAGCTCTGCACTTTGGCCATTTTCAACTTTAGGATGGCCGGAAAACACTGAAGACCTTAATAAATTCTATCCAAATAATCTTCTTGTCACAGGATTCGACATTATTTTCTTTTGGGTAGCAAGAATGATCTTTTCAGGAATCGAACAGATGGGGGAGACTCCTTTCAGTGATGTGTATATTCACGGATTGATCAGGGATGCGCAAGGGAGAAAGATGAGCAAATCTCTTGGCAATGGAGTAGATCCCTTGGAAGTTATTGAAAAATACGGAGCGGACCCGCTTAGATTTACTATAGTGACAGGAAATGCGGCAGGCAACGATATAAGATGGCACGATGAGAAGGTTATAGCTAACAGAAACTTTGCCAATAAAATCTGGAATGCTTCGAAATTTGTCATAATGAATACAGAAAATGACGTCATTTTAGAAATAGCTGACGTAAAAGATGATTTGTTGTCCATGGACAAGTGGATTTTGAGCAGACTGAATCAAATAACAAGAGAAGTAAATGAAAATATGGAAAAATACGAACTGGGAATAGCAGCTCAAAAATTATATGATTTTTTATGGAACGAGTATTGTGACTGGTATATCGAACTCGTAAAAAGCAGGTTGTACGGTGATGACGATTCTAAAAAAGCTGCTCAGGCTACATTGAAGCATGTGCTAAAAACCTCATTGAAACTGCTGCACCCATTTATGCCATTTATAACGGAAAAACTGTTTTTGGCTATACAGGATGAGGAAGAAACAGTAATGTTGTCTAGATGGCCTGAATGGAAGGAAGACCACTGTTATAACGCAGAAGAAAGCGAGATAGGGTTTGTTATGGATGCAATAAGAGCTGTAAGAAACATAAAGGCAGAGCTTAATGTTCCTCCCTCAAAGAAGGTCAGCATATTTGTAGTTCCATTTGACAGCAAGATAGAAGAGATAATCATAAAAAATGAATCCTATATAAAAAATCTTGCCAACGGATCTAGCGTAAAAGCAGTGGGGAAAGATCATGGATTGGAAAATGCCACTGCGGCATTGATCGATGGCGCCGAAATCATGATTCCTTTGGATGAACTTGTAGACAAGGAAAAGGAGCTTGAAAGACTGAATAAGGAAAAAGATAATCTGGCTAAAGAAATAGACAGAGTTGTCAAAAAACTTTCAAATGAAGGCTTTATAAAAAAAGCTCCAGAAAAGGTTGTAGAAGAAGAAAAGGCAAAACAGGAAAAGTATCAAAAGATGTATGACAATGTTTTGGAAATGATCAAAAAATATGAAAACTAA
- a CDS encoding DUF4364 family protein has translation MYFDSENILENKLIILYALDQFKVPVNKEQISQIVLENVQISYFDIQFLINSLLDDEFLYKMNDSDIDYFSISEKGRETLSLFSDRIPLFIKEILDIFIRQNKDKVLRQVKNLATYKLTGDGEFDVSLRLMENDVSLISISLNVPSKTQAKYICSNWESKGQNIYTDIIDSLIKE, from the coding sequence TTGTATTTTGACTCAGAAAACATACTTGAGAATAAACTAATTATATTATATGCACTGGACCAATTCAAGGTTCCGGTAAACAAGGAACAAATTAGCCAAATCGTATTGGAAAACGTTCAAATCAGTTACTTTGATATACAGTTTTTAATCAATAGCCTATTAGATGATGAATTTCTATACAAGATGAATGACAGCGATATAGACTATTTTTCTATTTCTGAAAAAGGTAGGGAAACCCTGTCTCTATTTTCTGACAGGATACCTTTATTCATAAAGGAGATATTAGACATATTCATCCGCCAAAACAAGGATAAAGTTTTAAGGCAGGTAAAAAATCTGGCCACTTATAAGCTTACCGGAGACGGCGAGTTTGATGTCAGCCTTAGATTAATGGAAAATGATGTTTCTCTGATATCCATATCCCTTAATGTCCCCAGCAAAACCCAGGCCAAGTATATATGTTCAAATTGGGAGTCTAAGGGACAAAATATTTATACCGATATAATCGACTCCTTGATAAAGGAGTAA
- a CDS encoding uroporphyrinogen decarboxylase family protein: MNEKEQMYNERVERFVKTVNHEEPDRVPVLSLVETMAIAYAGATIEECLKSHDDEFKIYGKLFEDVYFDGTLGFGLNRAMNVYSALGVNAYFVSEDGTTLQHGEISPMADTEYDDFIENPIRFAKNVLFKRKYPNLNLPYPQNKEAIKNAALGLADFGKKMGDGAAYLKDLAGVPVTAGNYIIAPLDQIFDYFRGFRGTLTDMRRNPDKLLEATDKLVDFCISLATGNAPKLEPFPWVFSPLHIPTFLGPEQFGKFYWPSYKKMLMALNERGAKVFIFMEGLWEPYYEFLQELPDNFAIGNLEKDDPIKVKKILGKKITISGGMPLDKLRYETKEECIDHAKKIIDNCAPGGGFIFSTNLALLSGKDVNIENFKAVNEFVHEYGVYK; the protein is encoded by the coding sequence ATGAATGAAAAAGAACAAATGTACAATGAACGTGTAGAGAGATTTGTTAAAACAGTCAACCACGAAGAACCCGACAGAGTGCCTGTGTTGTCTTTAGTAGAGACCATGGCGATAGCTTATGCAGGAGCGACAATTGAAGAATGCTTGAAAAGCCATGATGATGAATTCAAAATTTATGGAAAGTTATTTGAGGACGTTTATTTTGATGGAACACTTGGTTTCGGACTTAACAGGGCTATGAATGTGTATAGCGCTTTGGGGGTAAATGCCTACTTTGTAAGCGAGGATGGAACTACCCTTCAACATGGAGAAATATCTCCCATGGCAGACACCGAGTATGATGATTTTATCGAAAACCCCATAAGGTTTGCGAAAAACGTATTGTTTAAACGCAAATACCCAAATTTAAACCTGCCTTATCCTCAAAATAAGGAGGCGATAAAAAATGCGGCACTTGGTCTAGCCGACTTTGGAAAGAAGATGGGCGACGGAGCGGCTTACCTGAAAGACCTTGCAGGGGTTCCTGTGACGGCAGGCAATTATATAATTGCACCTCTTGATCAGATATTTGACTATTTTAGAGGTTTTAGAGGTACGCTTACGGATATGAGAAGAAATCCTGACAAATTACTTGAGGCAACAGACAAGCTTGTTGATTTTTGCATTAGCTTGGCAACTGGAAATGCTCCAAAACTAGAACCTTTTCCATGGGTGTTTTCTCCTTTGCACATACCTACATTTTTAGGACCGGAGCAGTTTGGAAAATTCTATTGGCCAAGCTATAAAAAAATGTTGATGGCTCTCAATGAAAGAGGCGCTAAAGTCTTTATATTTATGGAAGGCTTGTGGGAGCCATATTATGAATTTCTTCAGGAACTGCCGGATAACTTTGCTATTGGAAATCTTGAAAAAGACGACCCAATAAAAGTTAAAAAAATTTTAGGAAAGAAGATAACTATATCAGGAGGCATGCCCTTGGATAAATTAAGATATGAAACCAAGGAGGAATGCATAGATCATGCAAAAAAAATTATCGACAATTGTGCCCCTGGTGGAGGTTTTATTTTTTCAACAAATCTAGCTTTATTGTCGGGTAAAGATGTTAATATTGAAAACTTCAAGGCAGTCAATGAGTTTGTACACGAGTATGGAGTCTATAAATGA
- a CDS encoding sensor histidine kinase yields the protein MKKSIFNRIFIYMAILILIISGFIVFMVEFFLDDFYYMTQENSLRETAEEIQELYDENNADIEDILKTYSLSLGMTVEIVTDRGTVLYSGSVSGGSGNMRHMMNMMMGQGRFYRMNANDSSVEQDWLIFNQELSDGNYLVIRTGYESFQRAIEALKSFMMYLILPVLILSIAVIYPLSKGISKPLVELNKVAQRMKKLDFKAKYSVRSQDETGQLGQTLNELMVKLEDTIRQLTEELEKEKNLDKMRREFVARVSHEIQTPLTVIEGYIEAIEDKVYANEKDRDNALRVISLEADKISKMTQDLLDLSQLESGSYKLVKRKFNYSDLVRQVHEKYSNQKRDSNVEFRLVADEGCEYHIDGDEFRLEQVLNNLLNNAFNHVRQGGRVILSVEHNGGIITTGVFNEGEKINENELDYIWESFFKGDKRKGKKGVGLGLSIAKNIISLHDGKYKAENRNDGVCFSFDLHESK from the coding sequence ATGAAAAAAAGCATTTTTAACAGAATATTCATTTACATGGCTATACTGATCCTTATTATTTCCGGATTCATCGTGTTTATGGTGGAGTTCTTTCTTGATGATTTTTATTATATGACTCAGGAAAATTCCTTGAGAGAAACAGCAGAGGAAATTCAGGAATTATATGATGAAAACAATGCCGATATCGAGGATATCCTAAAGACTTACTCATTAAGCTTGGGGATGACTGTTGAAATAGTCACAGATAGAGGAACTGTTCTGTACTCTGGAAGCGTGTCTGGAGGGTCAGGGAATATGAGGCACATGATGAATATGATGATGGGGCAGGGTAGGTTTTACAGGATGAATGCAAATGACTCGTCTGTGGAGCAAGACTGGCTTATCTTCAATCAAGAATTAAGTGATGGCAACTATTTAGTGATTAGGACTGGATATGAGTCTTTTCAAAGGGCGATTGAGGCGTTGAAGAGTTTTATGATGTATCTCATCTTGCCGGTTTTGATACTGTCTATTGCCGTTATATATCCGTTGTCTAAGGGTATATCAAAACCGTTGGTAGAACTTAATAAAGTGGCCCAGAGGATGAAAAAGCTTGATTTTAAAGCTAAATACAGCGTAAGGTCCCAAGATGAAACAGGACAGTTGGGGCAAACATTAAACGAATTGATGGTAAAACTTGAAGATACCATCAGGCAGTTAACGGAAGAGCTTGAAAAAGAAAAAAACCTAGACAAGATGAGAAGGGAATTTGTCGCAAGGGTTTCCCATGAAATACAGACGCCGCTTACTGTAATAGAGGGTTATATTGAAGCAATCGAAGACAAGGTGTATGCAAACGAAAAGGACAGGGATAATGCGTTGAGGGTAATATCCTTAGAGGCTGATAAGATCAGCAAGATGACTCAAGATCTTTTGGATTTGTCTCAGCTTGAATCTGGAAGCTATAAACTGGTAAAAAGAAAATTCAATTATTCCGATCTTGTCAGGCAGGTTCATGAAAAATACTCAAACCAGAAGAGGGATTCAAACGTAGAATTCAGGCTGGTTGCAGATGAAGGCTGTGAGTATCATATTGATGGAGATGAATTCAGATTGGAACAGGTTTTGAACAATCTGTTAAACAACGCATTCAATCACGTCAGGCAGGGCGGCAGAGTAATTTTATCGGTTGAGCACAATGGAGGAATCATAACAACCGGGGTATTCAATGAAGGGGAAAAGATAAACGAAAATGAACTGGATTACATCTGGGAGAGCTTTTTCAAGGGAGACAAGAGGAAAGGTAAAAAAGGTGTCGGTTTGGGACTTTCAATAGCCAAGAACATAATAAGCCTTCACGATGGAAAGTACAAAGCTGAGAACAGAAACGATGGTGTATGCTTTAGTTTTGATTTACATGAAAGCAAATGA
- a CDS encoding phage holin family protein, whose protein sequence is MDILEMIRPKIMTLSPWEKIGIMGIAAALVRLVGGFDQSMQTLVLFIVIDYVTGVILALYKNNLSSEACYRGILKKGIIFFIVILAHHTDMIFETDSLLLRNCTIIFYIGNEGISIMENAGEIGIPMPAFMRRVLRNLKEKNEELER, encoded by the coding sequence ATGGATATATTAGAAATGATAAGGCCAAAAATAATGACGCTGAGCCCTTGGGAGAAGATCGGCATTATGGGAATTGCAGCAGCGCTGGTAAGACTTGTTGGAGGATTCGACCAATCGATGCAGACCTTGGTTTTATTTATAGTCATCGATTATGTCACTGGTGTGATACTGGCTCTGTATAAAAACAACTTAAGCTCTGAAGCTTGCTACAGAGGAATTCTAAAAAAAGGCATAATATTTTTTATCGTCATATTGGCCCATCACACGGATATGATATTCGAAACGGATTCATTGCTGTTAAGAAATTGCACGATTATTTTTTATATCGGCAATGAAGGGATATCGATTATGGAAAACGCAGGAGAGATTGGAATTCCAATGCCTGCCTTCATGAGAAGGGTTTTGCGGAACCTAAAGGAGAAAAACGAGGAGTTGGAGAGATGA
- a CDS encoding response regulator transcription factor: MKKIFVVEDEENLRNLIEAYLVKEGFMVVTAQNGLEAVEKWRDSLADIIIMDIMMPGLDGYEVLDYIRKDSKVPVVFLTAKRELEDKIKGFETGADDYLVKPFSMKELVMRTKAILKRSGNQEDYLQTYGELTIDLIKMEARVSGELIELSRKEYELLAYLAKNINIPISRGKLLDGLWGIDFEGDDRVVDTAIKRLRKKLGAAEGYIKTVRGLGYKFEV, encoded by the coding sequence ATGAAAAAAATATTTGTGGTCGAAGATGAGGAAAACCTAAGGAATCTGATAGAAGCCTATCTGGTAAAAGAAGGCTTTATGGTGGTTACTGCTCAAAATGGTCTTGAAGCTGTAGAAAAGTGGAGGGACTCCTTGGCGGATATAATAATTATGGATATTATGATGCCCGGCCTTGACGGATATGAAGTGCTGGATTACATAAGGAAGGACAGCAAGGTTCCGGTTGTTTTTCTTACCGCAAAAAGAGAACTTGAAGATAAGATAAAGGGTTTTGAAACAGGCGCAGATGATTATCTAGTAAAGCCCTTTAGCATGAAAGAACTGGTAATGAGGACCAAAGCCATACTTAAAAGATCAGGAAACCAGGAAGATTATCTCCAGACATACGGAGAACTGACTATAGATCTGATTAAAATGGAAGCTAGAGTCAGTGGAGAGTTAATCGAGCTTTCCCGTAAAGAATATGAGCTTTTAGCATACCTGGCAAAAAACATAAATATACCCATTAGTAGGGGCAAGCTCCTTGACGGGCTCTGGGGAATAGATTTTGAAGGTGATGACAGGGTTGTGGATACAGCAATAAAAAGGCTAAGAAAAAAACTGGGAGCAGCTGAAGGTTATATCAAGACAGTGAGAGGTTTAGGCTATAAATTTGAGGTGTGA
- a CDS encoding MGDG synthase family glycosyltransferase, with translation MKKVLIFTASTGGGHNIAANSLKEHFEASGYEAAIFDAFKETNLLLDKVISRGYEKILSLSPRTYGRMYRAANNKTLSHYIVALITDVMEKNMMGIINENNPDLIIATHPLVTNVLGTLKEDREFDVPIISIVTDYMIHRAYIHDQIDAYVAGSEYTKETIIKKGVDEKKIHTYGIPVRKSFLDHTTIAVKDYSVDLSVLLMAGSMGTAHMEKAFLSLISSKHNLKIIVVCGKNDKVKSRIDKIMEDEHLNKIVEVYGFVENIPELMDRGDVIITKPGGLTTTESIIKNIPMIIPYYIPGQEEENTDFLVETGMAIKVDKIKDLTNVVDYLVHNKDILDSMAQNMSEMAKEQSIDRIIALGSELIAKNIEGKYKNKTLVMPS, from the coding sequence ATGAAGAAAGTTTTAATTTTTACCGCTTCAACAGGCGGGGGACACAATATCGCCGCAAATTCATTAAAGGAGCATTTTGAAGCAAGTGGATATGAAGCAGCAATATTTGACGCTTTTAAGGAAACAAATCTATTGCTGGACAAGGTAATATCCCGAGGATATGAAAAGATATTAAGCTTAAGTCCCAGAACCTACGGCAGAATGTACCGAGCTGCCAACAACAAGACGCTCAGTCATTACATCGTAGCACTTATTACAGACGTAATGGAAAAAAACATGATGGGCATAATTAACGAAAATAATCCGGATCTTATAATCGCAACACATCCCTTGGTTACAAATGTATTAGGCACTTTAAAAGAAGACAGAGAATTTGACGTTCCTATCATATCGATTGTAACAGATTATATGATACATCGCGCATACATTCACGATCAAATAGATGCATATGTTGCAGGCAGCGAATATACAAAAGAAACGATCATCAAAAAAGGCGTGGATGAAAAGAAGATTCACACATATGGGATTCCGGTGAGAAAATCCTTTTTAGATCATACCACAATAGCCGTCAAGGATTACAGCGTTGATTTATCTGTATTGCTGATGGCAGGTTCAATGGGAACTGCCCATATGGAAAAGGCATTTCTAAGCCTAATCAGCTCAAAGCACAATTTAAAGATAATCGTGGTCTGTGGAAAAAATGACAAAGTTAAAAGCAGAATCGACAAAATTATGGAAGATGAGCATTTAAATAAAATCGTAGAGGTATATGGTTTTGTAGAAAACATACCTGAGCTCATGGACAGGGGCGATGTTATAATAACAAAGCCCGGCGGCTTGACGACTACAGAATCCATAATCAAGAATATACCTATGATTATTCCATATTATATTCCTGGGCAGGAAGAGGAAAATACCGACTTTCTAGTTGAAACGGGAATGGCTATCAAAGTTGACAAAATAAAAGATTTGACAAATGTCGTAGACTACCTGGTCCACAACAAAGACATTCTCGACAGTATGGCTCAGAATATGTCTGAAATGGCCAAGGAACAATCAATTGACAGAATAATTGCTCTCGGAAGCGAACTTATTGCAAAAAATATTGAGGGCAAGTATAAAAATAAAACACTCGTGATGCCTTCATAG
- a CDS encoding D-Ala-D-Ala carboxypeptidase family metallohydrolase: MISIGARGIKVRNLQKMLVKEGYLLDKREIDSIFGPKTRAAVMEFQKNNKLKIDGIVGDETNREIMFLKYPNFSSHEFKCKCRGAYCDGFPAKIDEDLITQLQRIRNSLKRPVIITSGLRCERHNINSGGVKSSLHLKGRAADIRSPGVSVKELGKLAVNINSHGGCGISYASFVHLDTGSKRIW, from the coding sequence ATGATAAGTATAGGAGCGAGAGGAATTAAAGTAAGAAATCTTCAAAAGATGTTAGTTAAAGAAGGATACCTGCTGGATAAAAGGGAAATTGATTCGATATTCGGACCTAAGACAAGAGCTGCCGTCATGGAATTTCAGAAAAACAATAAATTAAAGATTGATGGAATAGTTGGAGATGAAACAAACAGAGAAATAATGTTTTTAAAGTATCCGAATTTTAGCTCTCATGAATTTAAGTGCAAATGCAGAGGAGCCTATTGCGACGGTTTTCCAGCTAAAATAGATGAAGACCTAATCACCCAGCTACAAAGAATAAGAAACAGCTTGAAAAGGCCTGTAATAATCACTTCAGGCTTAAGGTGTGAGAGGCACAATATAAATTCAGGGGGGGTCAAATCTTCTTTGCATCTAAAAGGCAGAGCGGCTGATATAAGATCCCCTGGAGTTTCGGTTAAAGAACTGGGAAAGTTGGCAGTAAATATAAATTCCCATGGAGGATGCGGGATTAGTTACGCTAGTTTTGTACATTTAGATACAGGAAGCAAGAGAATATGGTAG
- a CDS encoding 4Fe-4S double cluster binding domain-containing protein, giving the protein MTDNLISYIESLGVSRLGFFGAKSVVPNNWKELEYGISFSIKLSEPIVDDIKSGPSKTYFAHYRSVNYHINEVSLKIVLYLQKMGFKAVPIPASQTVSEKNEISGVFQHRTAATLSGLGWVGKSGMFIDDKLGPSVRLGTIFTNMKLPSASPVRSGGCGSCRICVESCPAMAIEGKEWKAGMERNELYDARACSDYMKEAYKDIGRGVVCGICMSICPKNHTSNK; this is encoded by the coding sequence ATGACTGATAATCTGATAAGCTATATAGAATCTTTGGGAGTATCTAGACTGGGTTTCTTTGGTGCAAAAAGCGTAGTGCCAAATAATTGGAAAGAGCTTGAATATGGGATATCATTTTCGATTAAATTGTCGGAGCCTATAGTTGATGACATAAAAAGCGGTCCTTCGAAGACTTACTTTGCCCATTACAGAAGCGTCAACTACCATATAAACGAGGTCTCACTCAAAATAGTGCTATATCTACAAAAAATGGGGTTTAAAGCTGTGCCCATACCAGCATCACAAACTGTAAGCGAGAAAAATGAAATCAGTGGAGTTTTTCAACACAGAACGGCGGCCACTTTGTCCGGCCTGGGATGGGTAGGGAAAAGCGGCATGTTCATAGACGACAAGCTTGGTCCCTCTGTGAGATTGGGGACGATTTTTACCAATATGAAGCTACCTTCGGCATCTCCGGTCAGATCAGGTGGGTGTGGATCGTGCAGGATATGCGTTGAAAGCTGCCCGGCAATGGCTATAGAAGGAAAAGAGTGGAAAGCTGGAATGGAAAGAAACGAGCTATATGACGCAAGGGCATGCAGCGATTACATGAAGGAAGCTTACAAAGACATAGGAAGGGGAGTCGTATGCGGCATTTGTATGAGCATTTGTCCCAAAAACCATACAAGCAACAAATGA